One Peromyscus leucopus breed LL Stock chromosome 2, UCI_PerLeu_2.1, whole genome shotgun sequence DNA window includes the following coding sequences:
- the LOC114706008 gene encoding CAMPATH-1 antigen-like: MNGFLVVFTISLLVAVQIQTGVLGQNDTQSKPVTPAAGITIKLPAKPAKGGAPPLINVGACSFFLFANTFMCLFYLG; this comes from the exons ATGAACGGCTTCCTCGTCGTCTTCACCATCAGTCTCCTGGTGGCAGTTCAG ATACAAACAGGAGTCTTGGGGCAGAATGATACCCAGTCGAAGCCTGTGACCCCTGCCGCCGGCATCACCATCAAACTCCCAGCGAAACCCGCAAAGGGTGGGGCCCCACCACTCATCAACGTGGGTGCCTGCAGCTTCTTCCTTTTCGCCAACACTTTCATGTGTCTCTTCTACCTCGGCTGA